The genomic interval CCCGCACGTGTGCGGGATCCTGCGTGAGCACGGCATCAGGTACTTCTACGAGGACTCGAGCCAGTTCTTCAACGGCGTGTGGCTGGCGACCCTGCGCCCGGGCCTGTACGACGTCGACACCTCCACCGGCTTCCGTCTGCTCGACGCCGGCGGCACGGCCCGGGTGTGGGAGATCACCCTCTGCGACACGGGCGCCTGACCCCGGCCTGAGGCCGCCCTCTGACACCTGGCGGTGCGCCGCCGACGGCCCGGGTCCTGGCGGGGGCAAGGGCCTCGCTATCCTGGGGGCCATTGACGCCTGTTCAGGCCCACTGAGGCACACGAGCCGGAGCCGTCCGGCGTGAGGAGATCTCGCATGCGCATCGCCGTCGTCGCCCTGGGAAAGATCGGGCTGCCGCTGGCCGTCCAGTACGCCGAGAAGGGGCACAAGGTCATCGGCGTCGACGTCAACGCCACCACCGTCGAGACGGTCAACCGCGGCGCCGAGCCCTTCCCCGGCGAGGCCCACCTGGCCGACGCGCTCGCCCGGCTCGTGCCTGCCGGAGCCCTGCGCGCCACCACCGACTACGCCGAGGCCATCCCCGGCGCGGACGCCGTCGTCCTCGTTGTGCCGCTTGTCGTCGACGATGCCACCTGGGAGCCGGACTTCACCTGGATGGACGCCGCCACCCGCAGCCTGGCCGAGCACCTGACCCCAGGCACCCTCGTGTCCTACGAGACCACCCTGCCCGTGGGCACCACCCGCGGGCGCTGGAAGCCCCTCATCGAGGAGGTCAGCGGCCTGGTTGAGGGACGCGACTTCCACCTCGTCTTCTCTCCCGAGCGGGTGCTCACCGGCCGGGTTTTTGAGGACCTGCGCCGTTACCCCAAGCTCGTTGGCGGCCTGAGCGAGGAGGGCACCGCCCGGGGCGTCGGCTTCTACGAGAGGGTCCTCGACTTCGACGAGCGTCCGGATCTGCCGCGCCCCAATGGCGTGTGGGACATGGGCACCGCCGAGGCCGCCGAGATGGCCAAGCTCGCCGAGACCACCTACCGCGACGTCAACATCGCCCTGGCCAACCAGTTCGCCGTCTACGCGGACAAGGCCGGCTTCGACATTGAGAAGGTCATCGAGGCCTGCAACTCCCAGCCCTACTCGCACATCCACCGGCCCGGCATCGCGGTGGGCGGGCACTGCATCCCCGTCTACCCGCGCCTGTACCTGTCCACGGACCCCGACGCGACGGTGGTGCGCACCGCCCGCCAGTTCAACGCCACCATGCCCGACTACGTCGTCTCCCGGGCCGAGCAGGTCCTGGGGCGCCTGAACGGCCTGCGCGTGGCCGTTCTCGGCGCCTCCTACCGCGGACGGGTGAAGGAGACGGCCTTCTCCGGCGTCTTCCCCACCGTCGACGCCCTGCGCGCCAAGGGCGCCATCGTCCTCGTCCAGGACCCCATGTTCTCCGACGACGAGCTCGCCGCCTTCGGCTGGGAGCCCTACCACCTGGGCCGGGAGATCGACGTCGTCATCGTCCAGGCCGACCACCCCGAGTACCGCACGCTCACCCCCGCGGACCTGCCGGGCGTGCGCCTGCTGCTCGACGGCCGACGCGCCACCGACCCCGCCCTGTGGGCCGGCACCCCGCGCCTGGTCATCGGCGGCGGTCAGTGACCGGCCGGTGCGTGTGAGCCCGGCCCGTAGGGCCTGAGGGTGGTGTGAGCGCCATGACGGTGGCGGTGGTGTTCGGCGCCTTCGCGTGGGGCCTGCTCCTGCTGCTTGCCCCCGGCTGGCTCATTGCCCGGGCCGGAGGGCTGCGCGGCGTGGCGGCCGCCTCGGTGGCGACGGGCCTGTCCTGCGCCGTCATCGGCGTGGCCGAGCTCGGGGTCTCCGCCGCGGGCCTGCCCTGGGGGCGGGTCGGCTGGGTGACGATCACGGTCCTCAGCGCGGTGTCCGCCGCGCTGCTCCTCGGACTCAGGCGACTGCTGCCCGGCCCCCGTGGGACGTTAGGGGCCGACGCCGTCGCCGGTGCCCCTGCCCCATCGCGGGTCCGGTCCCACCCGGGCCGGGACCGGCTCATCCTCCTGGGCGGACTCGCACTCGCCGTCGGCCTCGGTGCAGGCGGGCTGTGGTGGGGGACCGGTGGCCTGGCCACCCCACCCCAGGCCTTCGACGCCGTCTTCCACCTCGCTGCCGTCCAGACGATCCGCGAGGGCGGCGACGCCTCCAGCCTTGGCGGCCTGGCCGACCTCTACCAGGGGCGCCGCGTCTACTACCCGACCGTCTGGCACGGCGCGGCCGCACTGCTTCCCGGCACGGCCTCACTGGCCTCCAACGTGCTCGTCATCATCGTCGGGGCCGTCAGCTGGCCGCTGGGGGTTGTGGGGCTCATCGACGCCTGTTGCGTCGGCGCACGCACGCCGGTGGCCGGGGGTGCCAGGGTCGGGGTCACTGCGGCTGGGGGCCCGGGCAGTGGGGACGCGGTGGCGGCGCCCGGCTCTGCGGCCGGGCGGGCGCGCGCCCTCACCTTGGCGGCCGGCGCCCTGGCGGCCGCCGCGACCAGCGCCCTGGCCGTGACGCTCACGACGCTCGCCGTGTGGCCCTACGCCCTGTCCCTCGTCTGCCTGCCGGGTGTTCTCGCCCTCGCCCACACGCTCACCAGTGCCGCCGGGTGGCGCCCTCGCCTCGTCGTCGGGCTGCTCGCCGCGGGCGCTGCGGCAGGGGCGGTGGCGGCGCACGGCGGCGCCGTCTTCAACCTCCTCGTGCTCCTGGCCGCCCTCGCGGTCTCCTGGGTGGCCCGCCTCCTGCGCGCGGGCGGCGCGAGACGCCGACGGGTCCTGTCCGTCCTCGTCCTCGCGCTCGCAGCCGGGGCTGCCGGTGCCTGGGTGATGCGCGCCCCCCTCGCCTCCGTCCTGGGCTACGAGCGCGACGGCGGCAGCGCACTGGCGACCCTCGCCCAGTCGCTGATGGACACGCCCCAGTACGGGCCCCTGACCTGGCACGGGCTGCCCGTGGGGATCGGCCTGCTCGCGCTGGCCGCCGTCGCCGTACACCGCCGCGGGCGCGAGATGCGCCTTCACCTGGTCACCTGGGTGCTGACGCTGGGGCTCGTGGTGCTCACCGGCGGTCCCCAGTGGCCCGGTAGGGCACTGGGCGCCGTGTGGTACCTGCAAAAGGCCCGGGTGCAGCCCCTCGTCGTCATCGCCCTGCTCGTCCTCGCCGGCCATGGCCTGCACCTGCTGCTCACCCGCTGGTGCGGCCAGGACGGCCCGCGCGCTCGTCGTCGGACCACCGCCCTCGTGGGGGCAGTGGCCGCCACGGCCCTGCTGGCCGCGCCCCTGCACGCGCAACTGGCCGGAAGCATCCACGATGACGAGCGCATCGCCTACGGCACCCTCGTGACCGAGGCCGAGCTCGCCGCCCAGGGCGAGCTTGCGGCTCTCCTGCCGCCGGGCGCCGTCGTCGTCGCCGCACCCTCGCTCGGAGGCACGTACCTGTGGATCGAGCACGGCGTCGCCGTCGTCTACCGGACCCGGGTCCAGCCCGCCGCGGACAGCCCCGAGCTCAGGCTCGCCGACGCCCCCGCCGTCCTCGAACCGGGCAGCCAGGCCTGCGCGGCCCTGGAGGAGCTCGGCGCCGACTACTACCTGTCTGTGACCCGTAACCCCTCCGGGCTTGAGCACGGCAGCGCCCCGCTGCGCTGGGACGCCGACCTGGCCCACTGGCCGAGTGAGGGCATGGAGAGCGTCGGGACGGTCGCGACCCCGACCGGCTCACTCACCCTCAACCGGATCATCGGCTGCGGCTGATCAGGCCGGGTAACCTGAGCGGAGCATGGGTGCGGTCACAGGAGGCCTGCGTATGAACTACGACATCGTCGTCGTCGGCTCTGGCTTCTTCGGCCTGACCATTGCCGAACGCTGCGCCAACGAGCTGGGGCTCAAGGTCCTCGTCATCGACAAGCGGGACCACATCGGCGGTAACGCCTACTCCGAGACGGACCCGGTCACGGGCATCGAGGTCCACACGTACGGGGCGCACCTGTTCCACACCTCCAATGAGCGTGTGTGGCGCTACGTCAACCGCTTCACCAGCTTCACGCCCTACGTCCACCACGTCTACACCACCCACGACGGCGTCGTGTATCCCATGCCCATCAACCTGGGCACCATCAACCAGTTCTTCCACGCCTCCTACACCCCCGACGAGGCCCGGGCGCTCATCGCCGAGCAGGCCGGCGAGCTGGCCGGCCAGGACCCGCAGAACCTCAACGACAAGGGCATCAGCCTCATCGGCCGCCCCCTGTACGAGGCCTTCATCAAGGACTACACCGGCAAGCAGTGGCAGACGGACCCCAAGGACCTGCCCGCCTCGGTCATCTCGCGCCTGCCCGTGCGCTACACCTACGACAACCGCTACTTCAACGACACCTACGAGGGTCTGCCCACCCACGGCTACACCGCCTGGCTGGAGACGATGGTGGACAGCCCCGACATTGACGTGCTGCTGTCGACGGACTTCTTCGATGAGTCGCAGCCCTACCATCGGGCGGCGCTCGTGGGACGGGTCCCGATCGTCTACACCGGCCCGATCGACCGCTACTTCGACTACAGTGCGGGGGCGCTTGCCTGGCGCACCATCGACTTCACCACCGAGTACCCTGAAACCGGCGACTTCCAGGGCACCGCGGTGATGAACTACCCCGACCTCGACCGCGACTACACCCGCATCATCGAGCCACGCCACTTCCACCCCGAGCGCGACTACCCCGCGGACAAGACGGTCATCATGAAGGAGTACTCGCGCTTCGCCGAGGAGGGCGATGAGCCCTATTACCCGGTGGGCACGCCCGAGGACCGCAGGCGGCTGCTCGCCTACCGGGACCTGGCCGCCCGGGAGGAGGGCGTCGTCTTCGGTGGGCGCCTGGGCACCTACCAGTACCTCGACATGCACGCGGCCATCGGCTCCGCGCTCAGTGTCGTCGACAACGTCATCGTCCCTCACGTGAGGGACGGCGTGCCCTTCGATCTCGTTCGTCGCTCCTTGATCTCGTCCCGTCCTGGTTGATCTCGCTCGCCCGAGGAACGAGATCGACCAGGACGGGACGTGATCGACTGTGAGGCGACGAGATCAAGGCCCAGTCGGTGCCTTACTGTCCCCGGGCCGCGCCTTCACTGGCCCCGGGCCGCGCCTTCACTGGCCCCGGGCGGCGCCTTACTGTCCCCGGGCGGCGCGCCTCACTGGCCCTGGGCGGCGTACGTGGTCTCGACCTCGGCCTTGAGCGGGCGCCACCAGGCCTCGTTGTCCCGGTACCAGTCGATGGTGGCCGCCAGGCCCGAGCGGAAGTCTGTGAACCTCGGGCTCCAGCCGACCTGCCCGACGATGTGCTCCAGGTGAGACGGGAGTCACGTCACCCTTGAGCGACGGATGAGCGTGTGTGAAAATCACACACATGGAGACGGTGAAGGACTTCGCTCAGCTCGGGGAGCAGATCCGGCGGATCCGCCAGGGCCGAGGGCTCGATCAGGGGCAGCTTGCCGCCCTGTGCCGTGTGGAGCGCACGGCCCTGTCCCGTGCGGAGTCCGGTGAGCGCAAGGTCTCGGCGCTCGAGCTCACGAGGATCGCCGAGGCGCTCGACGTGGACCTCATCGACCTCGTCGCGCGTCCCACTCCGGACGTCCGGGCGGCGCGTCGGCCGGTCGGGGAGGCGGCGACGCGCAATGAACGTGAGGAGGTCCAGGCGGAGATCGACCTCGACCGCGCGTGGAGGGACCTGTGCCAGCTGCGGGAGGCGGGGCTCATCGCGCCGGTGTCGCTGACCTTCGGCGGCTCTGGCCTCGGTTCCCGCGAGGAGGCCCAGGACCTGGCCCGTCGTGCGCGCGAGCACCTTGAGGCGGGGAGTGAGCCCCTGGACGGCATGACCGACGTCGCCTCCCGACTGGGCCTGTGGGCCCGGACGACGCCGGCGCAGATCGACGGCAGGTCGCTGACCCCGGAGCCGGGTCTTGGTGTCGCGGTCGTCGGGGCCGACGTCGAGCCCGGTCGTCGGCGGACGACGCTGGCCCATGAGATCGGCCACCACCTCGCAGGTGATACCTACGAGGCCTCGGGCCACTACGCGGCACCGCGCGAGGCGGAGGAACTGATCGATGCCTTCGCCGCCGAGCTCCTCCTTCCCGAGGCCGCGGTGCGCCGCGCCTGGGACGAGAGCCCGTCGCGCCAGACGCTGGTGCGTCTGGCGGGCGAGTACCGGGTCTCGTGGTCCCTGCTCATGAGGGTCGCGCAGGGAGCGGGCCTCGACCTGGCGTCGATTGACACGACGACGACCCCCGTCGACGCGGACTTCTACCGTGTTCTCGGGGCTCGACCCCAGGAAGACGTCGTACCGCCGGGTCTGCCGCGGGCGTGGATCCAGGCCTGCGCTCGGGCCGCTGACGGTCAGCTCGTCACGCCCCGACGCGCGGCGGAGATGACGCTCGGTGTTCTGCCATCGTGAGTACTGAGAAGAGCACCTCGCCGAGTACGGCGATCCTCGTCTGGGACACGACAGGGCCGCTGCACGCGGCGAGGTGCGGGCAATGTTGACTGGTTGCTCGATGCCGCGGGCGTGCAACGACAACACGTGCTGCCGTCAGGAGTTGCCGAGGAGCTGGATCGCCTCGGGGTGAGAGACCTCGCGGGCTTCGATGTCGTTGACATTGAGGAGTTGGAGGGCCTGACGATCCTGGCCGATTGGCAGCAGCGCCTGGGTACGGCATCAGATGGCAGGGACGGGGGAGAGGCGTGGGTCGCCGCCCTGGCGCAGATGATGGGCGGTGTCGCCATCATCGACGACCGCCAGGCACACGCCGTCATCGAGCGATACTCGGAGCTTGCCGTGCACGGCGTGCTGTGGGCGATCTCGCGGGGCGTTGTCGAGGGTCGGGCTCCCGGGCCCCACGCCTACAGCGGGCTGTGCGACCAGATGCTGGGGGCCCGGGAGCGCGTTGAGCCCGGCTCTCTGAGATGGCCTTTTGATATGGGCGGGTACGTCAGGTGGTTCGAGCGGAACAAGGCGGTGTTGGGCGGTTAGCGGTTTCGCTCTTCCCGTGAGCGTGGCTGGCTGCGAACCCGGTGCGTGTCGCAGACGAACCGGGACGAGCCGACCCGAGGGTGACAGGGGCGTGACGAGCCCGGCCGGGGCGGGTCGGGGTCCGTTGATCTCGTTCGCCGCTCGTTGATCTCGTTCCGTCCTGGTTGATCTCGCTCGCCCGAGGAACGAGATCGACCAGGATGGAACGAGATCGACTGTGAGGCCACGAGGTCACGACGCAGCCCGCGCCTCACCGGCCCTGGGCGGCTCGCCTCACTGGCCCTGGGCGGCGTACGCGGCCTCGACCTCGGCCTTGAGCGGGCGCCACCAGGCCTCGTTGTCCCGGTACCAGTCGATGGTGGCCTGCAGGCCGGAGCGGAAGTCGGTGAACGTGGGTGCCCAGCCGAGTTCCTCGACGAGCCGGGTGTTGTCAATGGCGTAGCGCATGTCGTGGCCGGGGCGGTCGTTGACGTGGACGTAGTCGTCGGCGTCGTGGCCCATGAGCTCGAGGATGAGCTCGACGACCTCCTTGTTGTTCTTCTCGCCGTCGGCGCCGATGAGGTAGGTCTCGCCGATCCGGCCCTTCTCGATGATGTCCCACACGGCGTCGTTGTGGTCCAGGACGTGGATCCAGTCGCGCACGTTCTCGCCGGCGCCGTACAGGCGGGGCTTGACGCCGTCGATGAGGTTGGTGATCTGGCGGGGGATGAACTTCTCGATGTGCTGGTAGGGGCCGTAGTTGTTCGAGCAGTTCGAGATCGTCGCCTCGACGCCGAAGGAACGCACCCAGGCGCGCACGAGCAGGTCGGAGCCGGCCTTGGAAGCGGAGTAGGGCGAGGACGGGTTGTAGGGCGTCGTCGGCGTGAACTTGGCCGGGTCGTCGAGCTCAAGGTCCCCGTAGACCTCGTCGGTGGAGACGTGGTGGTAGCGGACCTTGTGGCGGCGCACGGCCTCCAGCAGGGTGAAGGTGCCTACGAGGTTGGTCTGGATGAAGGGCGAGGGGTCCCGCAGGGAGTTGTCGTTGTGCGACTCGGCGGCGAAGTGGACGACGACGTCGGCGCGCTCGACGAGCGGGTCGACGACGTCAGCGTCGGCGACGTCGCCGACGACGAGCTCGATCTGGTCGGCGATGTCGGCCAGGGAGGCCCGGTTGCCAGCGTAGGTGAGCTTGTCGAGCACCGTCACCGTCGCGTCCGGGTAGCGGTTGAGGGTCTGGTGGACGAAGTTGGCGCCGATGAAGCCGGCGCCGCCGGTGATGAGGACGTGCATGGATCAGGCTCCGTGAGTCGGGGGTGAGTCGGGGTGCGCCAGAGCGCAGGAAGCTCGCTCGCCATGATGCCACAGGGAGCGGCGGCCGCAGCGGGGCCCTGCGCAGCGGGAGCGGGCCCGGGTGTCGGCAGGTGCTGGCTGAGGTACCGTCCGTTGTGGAGCCGGCACGGCGTCGTGCTGCGCGTCATGTGTGGCACGCAGGGTTCCCGACGGCGGCCACATGGGTCTATCCTGCCCCTCAGACCCCATTCGTCACACAGACACCAGTTGTCGTACGTGACCTTCGCCAGTTCCCCGTTGTAAGGAAACCCATGCTGGTATCGCGACTCGCCCGCCTGACCGCCGCCGCCTCCCTTGTGCTCGCGGGGACCGTGCCCGCCGCACTCGCCGGTAGCCCGGCCCTGGCGGCAGGCACCGCGGAAGGCCTGACGGCCCTCCAGGTCGAGGCCGCCTCCGCCGGTCCCGTCCAGGTCCTCGAGCTCACCACGCCCGCCGGCGAGGCCACCGAGCTCGCCGAGGCGGGCCTCGGCGAGCAGCGGGACACGCGGGTACCCGCGGGTACGAGCGGTGGAACAGGTGTGATCCCCCGCCTCGACGTCGCCCTGGCTGACGCCCTCGCCGCGCTCACCGGCACCATCGACCCCGAGGCCGACGCCGCCCTGCTCACCGAGCCGCTTGAGGTCGCAGGCTTCCTCGTGGCCGGCTTCACCTGGGCCGGTTCGGTCGCCCTGCCCGAAGGCACCCAGATCTACCTGCGTGTGCGTGAGAACGGCGTGTGGACCGACTGGTACCTCAACGAGCCCGCCGACGCCGGCCGCGACGACCTCGACCCCACCACCGCCACCTCCGGCACGGACGAGTTCGTCACCGGTGGTGCCGACGCCATCCAGGCGGCCGTCATCGCCGGCCCCGCCGGCCTGCCCGAGGGCCTGTCCCTGTCCCTGGTGCCGGGCGAGCCCATCGGCGAGGAGGTCCTCGAGCCCGAGGACATGAAGGTCGTCGAGGCTGACAAGACCGGCGTCGCCGAAGAGGAGGAACCCCCGACCTTCTCCGCCACACCCTCGCCGTCGGCTCAGCCAGGAGACGGGACCTCGACGGCCACATTCCCCTCCGAGCCCGGCCCCATGCAGAGCTCCGGCCCCTCGCAGTCCCCGGCGGGAACCTCCACCGGAACCGGTATGAGCCCCGCGCTGCCCGCGCTGCTGGCCACGGCCACCACTGCCAACGGCCTGCCCGTGCCCGTCATCACCCGCGCCGAGTGGGGCGCCAACGCCGCCTACCTCGATTGGGACCCGGAGTACGTCACTGCCGGCCACGTCGTCGTCCACCACACCGCCGGGACCAACGACTACACCGCGGCCCAGGCCCCCGGCATCGTCAGGGGCATCTACTACTACCACGCCAACACCCTGGGCTGGGGGGACATCGGCTACAACTTCCTCGTCGACAAGTACGGCAACGTCTACGAGGGCCGCTACGGCACGCTCAGCTCCGCCGCGGGCAAGATGGTCATCGGCGGGCACGCCTACGGGGCCAACACCGGCACGATGGGCATCTCCATGATGGGCACCTTCACCTCGGTCAGTCCCTCCACCGCCCAGCTGCAGTCGGTCGGCAGGCTCTCCGGCTGGTTCCTCGCCCGCGCAGGCATCACCAGCGCCACGGCCAGCGCGCCCTTCACCATCCGCTCGACCGAGAAGTACCAGGCCGGCCAGGTCATCACCCTGCCGCGCATCTTCGCCCACCGCGACGTCGGCTACACCGCCTGCCCCGGCGACGTCGGCTACTCCCTCATGGGCACGATCCGCTCCATCGCCCAGGACCAGGTGACCGCGGCATCGGCCAACTGGCAGTCCTACGGCTCCACCTGGCGGCTTGTCACGGCCGACGGCCGGGTCCTCACCGGCTGGCATCTGGTGGCCGGCACCTGGTACTACCTCGGCGACGACGGCCTCATGCGCACCGGCTGGCAGGCGGCGGGTGTCCACTGGTACCTGCTGGACTCCTCCGGCGCCATGCTCACCGGTTGGCAGAAGGTGGAGGGGAGCTGGTACTACCTCGGCGACGACGGTGCCATGGCCACCGGCTGGCAGAAGGCGGGCGGCAGCTGGTACCTGCTGGACTCGTCCGGCGCCATGCTCACCGGTTGGCAGAAGGTGGAGGGGAGCTGGTACTACCTCGGCGACGACGGTGCGATGGACACCGGCTGGCTGACAGACAACGGCTACTGGTACCACCTGGCCTCCACCGGTGCGATGGACACCGGCTGGCTGAGCCAGGGCAGTACCTGGTACTACCTCGGTGGCGACGGCGCGATGCGCACGGGCTGGGCCACCGTCAACGGGGCCCGCTACTACCTCGGCACCGACGGCGCCATGCTCGCCGGCTGGCAGAAGATGGACGGCACCTGGTACCACCTGGCCTCCACCGGTGCGACGGACACCGGCTGGCTGAGCCAGGGCAGTACCTGGTACTACCTCGGTGGCGACGGCGTCATGGCCACCGGCTGGCAGAAGGTGGACGGCACCTGGTACCACTTCGCCTCCACCGGTGCGATGGACACCGGGTGGCTGAAAGACGACGGCACCTGGTACCACCTGGCCTCCACCGGTGCGATGGACACCGGCTGGCTGAGCCAGGGCAGTACCTGGTACTACCTGCGCTCCGACGGCGTCATGGCCACCGGCACGGTCGACACCGGCGGCTCCTGGCACGCCTTCAGCTCCTCCGGTGCCTGGCTGGGACGCACCAGCGCTCCGACGACGACCCCCACCTCGAGCCTCACGCCGGTGATGGCCGCCCCGAGGGCCGCTCGCAGCACGGTCATCAACACCTTGGTGACCACGTACCAGGGCTCCGGCCGCACCTACCCCGCTGCGGAGCTCGGTCGCGGCGGGGCCTCCTCCCTGTGGTCCTTCTGCGCGATCGTCTATGACGAGGCGGTCGCTGAGGGGGTGAGCCCTGAGCTCCTGTTCGCACAGGTCATGACCGAGACCGGGTGGCTCCAGTTCGGCGGGGACGTCGCGATCACCCAGTACAACTTCGGGGGCATTGGCGCGACGGGCAATGGCAACCCCGGTCTGAGCTTCGCCAACGTGCGCACCGGGCTGCGCGCCCAGGTCCAGCACCTCAGGGCCTACGCGGACGCCTCGGTGACCGTGTCGGACCTGGCGCATCCCCTTGCCGACCCGCGCTTTACATACGTGCGCAAGGGATCGGCCCCGTACGTCGAGTATCTGGGCATCCAGGAGAACCCCGCCGGGACCGGCTGGGCGGCCGCCGCAGGCTACGGGCACACCCTCGTCGCGCTCATGAAGACGCTGGGCTGAGGCGGCACGTGGGAGTTCTGTCAGCCGCC from Actinomyces respiraculi carries:
- a CDS encoding nucleotide sugar dehydrogenase; amino-acid sequence: MRIAVVALGKIGLPLAVQYAEKGHKVIGVDVNATTVETVNRGAEPFPGEAHLADALARLVPAGALRATTDYAEAIPGADAVVLVVPLVVDDATWEPDFTWMDAATRSLAEHLTPGTLVSYETTLPVGTTRGRWKPLIEEVSGLVEGRDFHLVFSPERVLTGRVFEDLRRYPKLVGGLSEEGTARGVGFYERVLDFDERPDLPRPNGVWDMGTAEAAEMAKLAETTYRDVNIALANQFAVYADKAGFDIEKVIEACNSQPYSHIHRPGIAVGGHCIPVYPRLYLSTDPDATVVRTARQFNATMPDYVVSRAEQVLGRLNGLRVAVLGASYRGRVKETAFSGVFPTVDALRAKGAIVLVQDPMFSDDELAAFGWEPYHLGREIDVVIVQADHPEYRTLTPADLPGVRLLLDGRRATDPALWAGTPRLVIGGGQ
- the rfbB gene encoding dTDP-glucose 4,6-dehydratase codes for the protein MHVLITGGAGFIGANFVHQTLNRYPDATVTVLDKLTYAGNRASLADIADQIELVVGDVADADVVDPLVERADVVVHFAAESHNDNSLRDPSPFIQTNLVGTFTLLEAVRRHKVRYHHVSTDEVYGDLELDDPAKFTPTTPYNPSSPYSASKAGSDLLVRAWVRSFGVEATISNCSNNYGPYQHIEKFIPRQITNLIDGVKPRLYGAGENVRDWIHVLDHNDAVWDIIEKGRIGETYLIGADGEKNNKEVVELILELMGHDADDYVHVNDRPGHDMRYAIDNTRLVEELGWAPTFTDFRSGLQATIDWYRDNEAWWRPLKAEVEAAYAAQGQ
- a CDS encoding DUF6541 family protein, encoding MTVAVVFGAFAWGLLLLLAPGWLIARAGGLRGVAAASVATGLSCAVIGVAELGVSAAGLPWGRVGWVTITVLSAVSAALLLGLRRLLPGPRGTLGADAVAGAPAPSRVRSHPGRDRLILLGGLALAVGLGAGGLWWGTGGLATPPQAFDAVFHLAAVQTIREGGDASSLGGLADLYQGRRVYYPTVWHGAAALLPGTASLASNVLVIIVGAVSWPLGVVGLIDACCVGARTPVAGGARVGVTAAGGPGSGDAVAAPGSAAGRARALTLAAGALAAAATSALAVTLTTLAVWPYALSLVCLPGVLALAHTLTSAAGWRPRLVVGLLAAGAAAGAVAAHGGAVFNLLVLLAALAVSWVARLLRAGGARRRRVLSVLVLALAAGAAGAWVMRAPLASVLGYERDGGSALATLAQSLMDTPQYGPLTWHGLPVGIGLLALAAVAVHRRGREMRLHLVTWVLTLGLVVLTGGPQWPGRALGAVWYLQKARVQPLVVIALLVLAGHGLHLLLTRWCGQDGPRARRRTTALVGAVAATALLAAPLHAQLAGSIHDDERIAYGTLVTEAELAAQGELAALLPPGAVVVAAPSLGGTYLWIEHGVAVVYRTRVQPAADSPELRLADAPAVLEPGSQACAALEELGADYYLSVTRNPSGLEHGSAPLRWDADLAHWPSEGMESVGTVATPTGSLTLNRIIGCG
- a CDS encoding helix-turn-helix domain-containing protein; this translates as MKITHMETVKDFAQLGEQIRRIRQGRGLDQGQLAALCRVERTALSRAESGERKVSALELTRIAEALDVDLIDLVARPTPDVRAARRPVGEAATRNEREEVQAEIDLDRAWRDLCQLREAGLIAPVSLTFGGSGLGSREEAQDLARRAREHLEAGSEPLDGMTDVASRLGLWARTTPAQIDGRSLTPEPGLGVAVVGADVEPGRRRTTLAHEIGHHLAGDTYEASGHYAAPREAEELIDAFAAELLLPEAAVRRAWDESPSRQTLVRLAGEYRVSWSLLMRVAQGAGLDLASIDTTTTPVDADFYRVLGARPQEDVVPPGLPRAWIQACARAADGQLVTPRRAAEMTLGVLPS
- a CDS encoding N-acetylmuramoyl-L-alanine amidase, encoding MLVSRLARLTAAASLVLAGTVPAALAGSPALAAGTAEGLTALQVEAASAGPVQVLELTTPAGEATELAEAGLGEQRDTRVPAGTSGGTGVIPRLDVALADALAALTGTIDPEADAALLTEPLEVAGFLVAGFTWAGSVALPEGTQIYLRVRENGVWTDWYLNEPADAGRDDLDPTTATSGTDEFVTGGADAIQAAVIAGPAGLPEGLSLSLVPGEPIGEEVLEPEDMKVVEADKTGVAEEEEPPTFSATPSPSAQPGDGTSTATFPSEPGPMQSSGPSQSPAGTSTGTGMSPALPALLATATTANGLPVPVITRAEWGANAAYLDWDPEYVTAGHVVVHHTAGTNDYTAAQAPGIVRGIYYYHANTLGWGDIGYNFLVDKYGNVYEGRYGTLSSAAGKMVIGGHAYGANTGTMGISMMGTFTSVSPSTAQLQSVGRLSGWFLARAGITSATASAPFTIRSTEKYQAGQVITLPRIFAHRDVGYTACPGDVGYSLMGTIRSIAQDQVTAASANWQSYGSTWRLVTADGRVLTGWHLVAGTWYYLGDDGLMRTGWQAAGVHWYLLDSSGAMLTGWQKVEGSWYYLGDDGAMATGWQKAGGSWYLLDSSGAMLTGWQKVEGSWYYLGDDGAMDTGWLTDNGYWYHLASTGAMDTGWLSQGSTWYYLGGDGAMRTGWATVNGARYYLGTDGAMLAGWQKMDGTWYHLASTGATDTGWLSQGSTWYYLGGDGVMATGWQKVDGTWYHFASTGAMDTGWLKDDGTWYHLASTGAMDTGWLSQGSTWYYLRSDGVMATGTVDTGGSWHAFSSSGAWLGRTSAPTTTPTSSLTPVMAAPRAARSTVINTLVTTYQGSGRTYPAAELGRGGASSLWSFCAIVYDEAVAEGVSPELLFAQVMTETGWLQFGGDVAITQYNFGGIGATGNGNPGLSFANVRTGLRAQVQHLRAYADASVTVSDLAHPLADPRFTYVRKGSAPYVEYLGIQENPAGTGWAAAAGYGHTLVALMKTLG
- the glf gene encoding UDP-galactopyranose mutase codes for the protein MNYDIVVVGSGFFGLTIAERCANELGLKVLVIDKRDHIGGNAYSETDPVTGIEVHTYGAHLFHTSNERVWRYVNRFTSFTPYVHHVYTTHDGVVYPMPINLGTINQFFHASYTPDEARALIAEQAGELAGQDPQNLNDKGISLIGRPLYEAFIKDYTGKQWQTDPKDLPASVISRLPVRYTYDNRYFNDTYEGLPTHGYTAWLETMVDSPDIDVLLSTDFFDESQPYHRAALVGRVPIVYTGPIDRYFDYSAGALAWRTIDFTTEYPETGDFQGTAVMNYPDLDRDYTRIIEPRHFHPERDYPADKTVIMKEYSRFAEEGDEPYYPVGTPEDRRRLLAYRDLAAREEGVVFGGRLGTYQYLDMHAAIGSALSVVDNVIVPHVRDGVPFDLVRRSLISSRPG